Proteins encoded together in one Sinorhizobium sp. B11 window:
- a CDS encoding ABC transporter permease, with protein sequence MNGFLIYAGKRFLQFLFVVVTGITLAFLIAHFSPVDPVEQTVSLLTSFGSTDPQSVEILRESLRELYGTGGPLIDQYFTFWGRVLTGDFGPSLSSFPTPVMTVIGRALPWTVGLLTLATIIAWIIGNLLGALAGYFRNSRLLKLAGIVIMALQPIPTYIIGLSLVILFGFVWPILPISGGAQVNLTPAFSWAFISSVIEHGILPALTLVLVGIGGWFISMRSLVSNIITDDHVVYAELGGVRSSSIFSYYVARNAMLPQVTGLALSLGNVFGGAVIVEFVFNYPGIGKLLISGIYSGDYSLVLGVTTIAIIAVAAAVFVIDIIYPLIDPRVKLG encoded by the coding sequence ATGAATGGCTTTCTGATCTATGCGGGTAAACGTTTCCTGCAGTTCCTTTTCGTGGTCGTCACCGGCATCACGCTCGCATTCCTGATCGCGCATTTCTCGCCTGTTGATCCGGTGGAGCAGACCGTGTCGCTTTTGACGAGTTTCGGCTCGACCGATCCACAATCGGTTGAAATTCTGCGCGAATCGCTGCGGGAACTCTATGGAACCGGCGGCCCGCTTATCGATCAGTATTTCACTTTCTGGGGACGGGTGCTGACCGGTGATTTTGGTCCGTCGCTGTCGTCCTTCCCGACACCGGTCATGACCGTCATCGGACGCGCCTTGCCTTGGACCGTCGGCCTTCTGACGCTTGCTACGATCATCGCATGGATCATCGGCAACCTGCTCGGCGCGCTTGCCGGCTATTTCCGCAACAGCCGTCTGCTCAAGCTTGCCGGTATCGTCATCATGGCACTGCAGCCGATCCCGACCTACATCATCGGCCTCAGCCTCGTTATTCTCTTTGGTTTCGTCTGGCCGATCCTGCCGATCAGTGGCGGCGCGCAGGTCAATCTCACGCCCGCATTCAGCTGGGCCTTCATCAGCTCGGTTATCGAACACGGCATTCTGCCGGCGCTGACGCTCGTGCTCGTCGGCATCGGTGGCTGGTTCATTTCCATGCGTTCGCTCGTTTCCAACATCATCACTGACGATCATGTCGTCTATGCCGAGCTCGGCGGCGTGCGCTCGAGCAGCATCTTTTCGTATTATGTGGCCCGCAACGCCATGTTGCCGCAGGTCACGGGTCTCGCGCTCAGCCTCGGCAATGTCTTCGGCGGTGCCGTCATCGTCGAGTTCGTCTTCAACTATCCGGGCATCGGCAAGCTGTTGATCTCGGGCATCTATTCCGGCGATTACAGCCTGGTCCTGGGCGTCACGACCATCGCCATCATTGCCGTCGCTGCGGCCGTCTTCGTGATCGATATCATCTATCCGCTGATCGATCCGCGCGTGAAACTGGGATAA
- a CDS encoding ABC transporter permease produces the protein MFKILRDLLRYNREFLLGTILILIIVGLIVSSFFSPYDENAIYVVIPDMPPSAEFWFGTTSRGQDVFWQIGASLRNTLLFGIIVAVISRLIALVVGLVSGYIGGRTDQIIMGINDTLGALPNIPILLLLVFVLRDQMTWSMLAVVAALLGWTHDSRLIRSVALSLRQREFTRHAVFSGMRTSQILVREHLPYVMPIVFFTTMNNLIWAIGLEVTLSILGFSDINRPTIGGMIYWANAHSAMVAGIWWWVAFPMLFVVILFLGLFMLAMSVNEYIDPRSRLARMGA, from the coding sequence ATGTTCAAGATCCTCAGAGACCTGCTTCGTTACAACCGCGAATTCCTGCTCGGGACGATCCTGATCCTGATCATTGTCGGGTTGATCGTCTCTTCCTTCTTCTCGCCTTATGACGAGAACGCCATTTATGTGGTGATCCCCGACATGCCGCCATCCGCCGAATTCTGGTTCGGCACGACTTCGCGCGGCCAGGATGTTTTCTGGCAGATCGGCGCGTCGCTGCGCAACACGCTGCTCTTCGGCATTATCGTCGCCGTTATCAGCCGCCTCATCGCGCTCGTCGTCGGCCTCGTTTCCGGTTACATCGGCGGCCGCACCGACCAGATCATCATGGGCATCAACGATACGCTGGGCGCATTGCCAAACATCCCGATCCTGCTTCTTCTGGTCTTTGTCCTGCGTGACCAGATGACATGGTCGATGCTGGCGGTCGTCGCAGCCCTGCTCGGCTGGACGCATGACAGCCGGCTCATCCGCTCCGTCGCGCTATCGCTACGGCAACGGGAATTTACCCGGCACGCCGTCTTTTCGGGCATGCGCACGTCGCAAATCCTCGTTCGCGAACATCTTCCCTATGTCATGCCGATCGTCTTCTTCACGACGATGAACAATCTGATCTGGGCGATCGGCCTGGAAGTGACGCTCTCCATTCTCGGTTTTTCCGACATCAACCGGCCGACAATCGGTGGCATGATCTACTGGGCCAATGCACATTCGGCCATGGTTGCCGGCATCTGGTGGTGGGTGGCCTTCCCGATGCTGTTCGTGGTCATCCTCTTCCTCGGCCTCTTCATGCTCGCCATGTCGGTCAATGAATATATCGATCCGCGCTCGCGGCTGGCCCGGATGGGAGCGTGA
- a CDS encoding ABC transporter ATP-binding protein → MQNSLRKAPLTLVENSRDALTIDGLKCYYVNDYFGVRREIRAVDDISLTVRKNEIYGIAGESSSGKTSLIKTLAGAIRPPMRVVGGTVNFNFDGKPIDVYGEPQKMRAARWRHLSYIMQGSMNVLNPVRRVKHAFNDFASRHMGLDQAAFRQRVEAHLARLHLDPHVLEAFPHQLSGGMRQRLTIALATVCEPEFIIADEPTTALDVLVQQDVLALIKEVQTRMQASVIFVTHDMSVHAAITDRLAIMYAGRLAEEGPTQAIFDNPQHPYTAHLIGSLPRIGDTRTRKSLQGKPPALSNPPSGCRFHPRCPIAIDRCSKEVPVMQPSATGGRVACFRAGEYKIQ, encoded by the coding sequence ATGCAGAATTCTTTGAGGAAAGCACCTTTGACCCTCGTCGAAAACTCCCGGGACGCGCTGACGATCGACGGGCTCAAATGCTACTACGTCAACGATTATTTCGGAGTCCGGCGCGAGATCAGGGCCGTCGACGATATCAGCCTGACTGTACGCAAGAACGAAATCTACGGCATTGCCGGAGAATCCTCGAGCGGCAAGACCTCGCTCATCAAGACGCTTGCCGGAGCCATTCGCCCGCCGATGCGGGTCGTCGGCGGTACGGTCAATTTCAATTTCGATGGCAAGCCGATCGATGTCTATGGCGAACCGCAAAAGATGCGGGCCGCGCGCTGGCGACATCTTTCCTACATCATGCAGGGCTCGATGAACGTGCTGAACCCGGTCCGGCGGGTGAAGCATGCTTTCAACGATTTCGCCTCCCGCCACATGGGTCTGGATCAAGCAGCCTTCCGCCAGCGGGTCGAGGCGCATCTTGCCCGCCTGCATCTCGACCCGCATGTCCTTGAAGCCTTTCCGCACCAGCTCTCCGGCGGCATGCGCCAGCGGCTGACCATCGCGCTTGCGACCGTCTGCGAACCGGAATTCATCATCGCCGACGAGCCGACGACGGCGCTCGACGTTTTGGTGCAGCAGGATGTTCTTGCGTTGATCAAGGAGGTGCAGACACGCATGCAAGCCTCGGTCATCTTCGTGACCCACGATATGTCCGTCCATGCTGCCATCACCGATCGCCTTGCGATCATGTATGCGGGGCGGCTCGCCGAAGAAGGGCCGACGCAGGCGATCTTCGACAATCCGCAACATCCCTATACGGCTCATCTGATCGGCAGCCTGCCACGCATCGGCGATACGCGGACGCGGAAGAGTCTGCAGGGCAAACCTCCGGCGCTCTCGAACCCGCCGTCGGGATGTCGCTTCCATCCACGGTGTCCGATTGCGATCGACAGGTGCTCGAAGGAGGTTCCTGTCATGCAGCCGAGCGCGACCGGTGGGCGCGTGGCATGTTTCAGGGCAGGGGAGTACAAGATCCAATGA
- a CDS encoding ABC transporter ATP-binding protein, with protein MSGEHLLQLENVSKFFPIGGFFSRARMTAVDDVSFALAADSPEIFTIVGESGSGKSTLAKMILGSEAADRGTIRFDGADIGDISGRSAREAFMTRVQPVFQNPFEAFNPLTRIDEYLYATAHRFKGAKSRAEREALADTALQRVGLSIAEVRGRYSHELSGGQLQRIAVARALIPEPKLIVADEPVSMVDASLRMSIVNLFRELRDTLKVSIIYITHDLATAYYIADRVIIMRKGVVVESGDARTVLDNPQHEYSFALKNAVLPPDPREASTIIRQRRQDVGAPAPREIVGA; from the coding sequence ATGAGTGGCGAACACCTTCTCCAGCTTGAAAATGTCAGCAAGTTCTTTCCGATCGGCGGGTTCTTTTCACGTGCCAGGATGACGGCAGTCGATGACGTGAGCTTTGCGCTTGCGGCTGACAGCCCAGAGATTTTCACGATCGTCGGCGAATCCGGCTCCGGCAAATCCACGCTCGCCAAGATGATCCTCGGCAGCGAGGCCGCAGATCGCGGCACCATCCGCTTCGACGGCGCCGACATTGGCGATATCAGCGGCCGTAGCGCCCGCGAAGCCTTCATGACCAGGGTTCAGCCGGTTTTCCAGAATCCCTTCGAAGCCTTCAATCCGCTGACGCGCATCGACGAGTATCTGTATGCCACGGCGCATCGCTTCAAGGGTGCGAAGAGCCGCGCCGAAAGGGAGGCCTTGGCAGATACGGCGCTGCAGCGGGTCGGCCTTTCCATTGCGGAGGTTCGAGGACGTTATTCGCACGAATTGTCCGGTGGCCAGCTCCAGCGCATCGCGGTGGCACGCGCGCTCATTCCCGAACCGAAGCTCATCGTCGCCGACGAGCCGGTTTCCATGGTGGATGCGTCACTGCGCATGTCGATCGTCAATCTCTTTCGCGAATTGCGCGATACGTTGAAGGTATCGATCATCTACATCACTCATGATCTCGCGACCGCCTATTACATAGCCGACCGTGTCATTATCATGCGCAAGGGCGTGGTCGTCGAAAGCGGCGATGCGCGTACCGTGCTGGACAATCCGCAGCACGAATATTCGTTCGCCTTGAAGAATGCCGTGCTGCCGCCCGATCCCCGCGAGGCGTCGACGATCATTCGCCAGCGCCGGCAGGATGTCGGTGCACCTGCGCCCCGTGAGATCGTCGGAGCCTGA
- a CDS encoding alpha-hydroxy-acid oxidizing protein: MRLSDCHNFHDFRRLAKQRLPGPIFNYIDGAADDEVTYRRNTSSFETCDLLPSVLRGVSDVDMSVTVMGQKLAMPVYCSPTALQRLFHHEGERAVAHAAGKFGTMFGVSSLGTISLEEARQISSGPQVYQFYFHRDRGLNREMMARAKQAGVQVMMLTVDSITGGNRERDKRTGFAIPFKLNLSGMAQFAVKPAWAINYFTHEKFRLPQLDSHVDMGSGTMSISRYFTEMLDPAMNWDDVADMVKIWGGQFCLKGIMTVEDAKRAIDIGCTGIVLSNHGGRQLDGSRSGFDQLAEIVNAVGDRIDVMVDGGIQRGTHVLKALSLGAKAVGVGRYYLFPLAAAGQAGVERALLQIRTEIERGMKLMGAASVSELSAGNLRFRTS; the protein is encoded by the coding sequence ATGCGCCTTTCAGACTGCCATAACTTCCACGATTTCCGCCGTCTCGCCAAGCAGCGCCTTCCGGGGCCGATCTTCAACTATATCGACGGCGCCGCGGATGACGAGGTGACTTACAGGCGCAATACCTCATCTTTCGAAACCTGCGATCTTCTGCCGAGCGTGCTGCGTGGGGTCAGCGATGTCGATATGTCGGTCACCGTCATGGGCCAGAAACTCGCCATGCCGGTCTATTGCTCGCCGACGGCGCTGCAGCGGCTCTTCCACCACGAGGGCGAACGCGCAGTGGCACACGCCGCCGGCAAATTCGGTACTATGTTCGGCGTTTCCTCGCTTGGCACGATCAGCCTGGAAGAGGCGCGGCAGATCAGCAGCGGGCCGCAGGTCTACCAGTTCTATTTCCACCGCGATCGCGGCCTCAATCGTGAAATGATGGCGCGGGCGAAGCAGGCGGGCGTGCAGGTGATGATGCTGACCGTCGATAGCATCACCGGCGGCAATCGCGAGCGCGACAAGCGCACCGGATTTGCCATCCCTTTCAAGCTCAACCTGTCGGGCATGGCGCAGTTTGCCGTCAAACCGGCCTGGGCAATCAACTATTTCACCCATGAGAAATTCCGCCTGCCGCAACTCGACAGCCATGTGGACATGGGCAGCGGCACAATGTCGATCAGCCGCTACTTTACCGAGATGCTCGACCCCGCCATGAACTGGGACGATGTCGCCGACATGGTGAAGATCTGGGGCGGGCAATTCTGCCTGAAGGGCATCATGACGGTCGAGGATGCCAAGCGCGCTATCGATATCGGCTGCACCGGCATCGTGCTGTCCAACCACGGCGGCCGCCAGCTCGACGGTTCACGCAGCGGCTTCGACCAGCTGGCGGAAATCGTCAATGCCGTCGGCGACAGGATCGACGTCATGGTCGACGGCGGCATCCAGCGCGGCACGCATGTGCTCAAGGCACTCTCGCTCGGCGCCAAGGCGGTCGGGGTCGGGCGTTATTATCTCTTCCCGCTTGCAGCCGCCGGCCAAGCCGGGGTCGAGCGGGCGCTCCTGCAAATACGGACGGAAATCGAGCGTGGCATGAAGCTGATGGGCGCCGCTTCCGTCAGCGAGCTGTCGGCCGGCAACCTGCGTTTCCGCACCTCCTGA
- a CDS encoding ATP-binding cassette domain-containing protein: MSDAILALDKVTKTFGHGDSAVHAARAISFSLHAGRALAIVGESGSGKTTCARMAMREYSPTAGQILYKGRPVEGAKADEIARYRRSVQMIFQDPFASLNPAHTIAHHLQRPLKLHRPDIRGKQIDATVRELLERVKLDPDIVAPKYPHELSGGQRQRVNIARALAAQPEVIVADEPTSMLDVSVRLGVLNLLNEMKKEMNLGLLYITHDIATARYVAEDIAVMYSGQIVEWGNTAKVIDNPLHPYTRLLLSAVPDPDVRFDDPRTRLQPQEVDDIRRRSAAPQEQVVQHEPDHFVRLI; the protein is encoded by the coding sequence ATGAGCGATGCCATCCTCGCACTCGACAAAGTCACCAAGACCTTCGGCCACGGTGATTCCGCCGTTCATGCTGCACGCGCCATCTCCTTTTCGCTGCACGCCGGCCGCGCGCTGGCGATTGTCGGCGAATCCGGCAGCGGCAAGACCACCTGCGCCCGCATGGCGATGCGCGAATATTCGCCGACCGCAGGGCAAATCCTCTACAAGGGCCGTCCCGTCGAAGGCGCCAAGGCGGACGAGATCGCCCGTTACCGCCGGTCGGTGCAGATGATCTTCCAGGACCCATTCGCCTCGCTGAACCCGGCCCACACGATCGCTCATCATCTGCAGCGGCCGCTGAAGCTCCACCGGCCTGACATACGCGGCAAGCAGATCGATGCGACCGTCCGTGAACTGCTCGAACGCGTGAAGCTTGATCCGGACATCGTCGCGCCGAAATATCCGCACGAGCTTTCGGGCGGTCAGCGCCAGCGCGTCAATATCGCCCGCGCCCTTGCCGCCCAGCCGGAAGTGATCGTCGCCGACGAACCGACCTCAATGCTTGATGTTTCCGTGCGCCTCGGTGTTCTCAATCTCCTGAACGAGATGAAGAAGGAGATGAATCTCGGCCTGCTCTACATCACCCACGATATCGCCACCGCCCGCTATGTGGCGGAGGATATCGCCGTCATGTATTCCGGCCAGATCGTCGAATGGGGCAACACGGCCAAGGTAATCGACAATCCGCTGCATCCCTATACCCGTCTTCTGCTCTCGGCTGTCCCCGATCCGGACGTGCGCTTCGACGATCCGCGCACGCGCCTGCAGCCACAGGAGGTGGACGATATCCGCCGCCGCTCCGCCGCGCCGCAGGAACAGGTGGTGCAGCATGAGCCGGATCATTTCGTGCGTTTGATCTGA
- a CDS encoding ABC transporter ATP-binding protein has translation MNHPLLSVKNLTIDYIGEEKDFRAVDNVSFDVAPGEVFGLAGESGCGKSTIAFAISRLHKPPALIRKDSQILLAGRDVLDLDPKALAAFRWREVAMVFQSAMNSLNPVLRIEDQFYDVLRTHKGMTKAEARERTAEMLRLVDIAPERMRNYPHQFSGGMRQRIVIAICMALDPKLVVMDEPTTALDVVVQREILQRINELRKQFGFSVLFITHDLGLMVQFCDRIGIMLQGKLVEQNEAEAIYKTPQHEYTRKLWASFPSLHGGVLL, from the coding sequence GTGAACCACCCGTTGCTTTCAGTCAAAAACCTCACGATCGACTATATCGGCGAGGAAAAGGACTTCCGCGCCGTCGACAATGTCAGCTTTGATGTTGCACCCGGCGAAGTCTTTGGTCTGGCCGGCGAATCCGGCTGTGGCAAGAGCACGATTGCCTTTGCCATCAGCCGCCTGCACAAGCCGCCAGCGCTGATCCGCAAGGACAGCCAGATCCTGCTTGCCGGCCGTGATGTGCTCGATCTCGACCCGAAGGCGCTTGCCGCCTTCCGCTGGCGCGAAGTCGCCATGGTCTTCCAGAGCGCCATGAATTCGCTGAACCCGGTGCTGCGCATCGAGGACCAGTTCTATGACGTGCTGCGCACCCACAAGGGCATGACGAAAGCCGAAGCGCGCGAGCGCACGGCCGAGATGCTGCGGCTCGTCGATATCGCGCCGGAACGTATGCGCAACTATCCGCACCAGTTTTCCGGCGGCATGCGCCAGCGCATCGTCATCGCCATCTGTATGGCGCTCGATCCGAAACTCGTCGTCATGGACGAGCCGACGACGGCGCTTGATGTGGTCGTGCAGCGCGAAATTCTGCAGCGCATCAACGAACTCCGCAAGCAGTTCGGCTTCTCGGTGCTCTTCATCACCCACGATCTCGGGCTGATGGTGCAGTTCTGCGACCGCATCGGCATCATGCTCCAGGGCAAGCTCGTCGAGCAGAACGAAGCCGAGGCGATCTACAAGACGCCGCAGCACGAATACACCCGGAAACTCTGGGCCTCCTTCCCCTCGCTTCACGGAGGCGTGCTGCTATGA
- a CDS encoding ABC transporter permease encodes MKSLLRNRKALIGLAIIAFIVIVAIAAPLLTHYDPAARTGRPHQPPSAEHILGTTRIGQDVFARMIYGARTSLAVGFGAGLLITAVGTALGIISGYRGGKTDEVISFFTNMVLVVPNLPLLLVLAAFIGQASPIVIALILGGTSWAWGARVTRAETLSVKQKDYVKSAEMMGEPQWRIMTFEIFPNVISIVGINFIGSVIFAIITEATLEFLGLGDPRVVSWGTMLYNAQKASALSVGAWWDILTPCFALAFLGIGMSLLNFAVDEIANPRLRTGNHLKRWSFLIRSGEGRL; translated from the coding sequence ATGAAGAGCCTTCTCCGCAATCGAAAGGCGCTGATCGGCCTCGCCATCATCGCCTTCATCGTCATCGTGGCGATCGCAGCACCGTTGCTGACGCATTACGATCCCGCCGCCCGCACCGGCCGTCCGCACCAGCCGCCGTCTGCCGAACATATTCTCGGCACGACGCGTATCGGCCAGGATGTCTTCGCCCGGATGATCTATGGCGCGCGCACCTCGCTTGCCGTCGGCTTCGGCGCCGGCCTGCTGATCACCGCCGTCGGCACGGCGCTCGGTATCATCTCCGGTTATCGCGGCGGCAAGACGGACGAGGTCATCAGCTTCTTTACGAACATGGTGCTCGTCGTGCCGAACCTGCCGCTGTTGCTCGTTCTCGCAGCCTTCATCGGCCAGGCGAGCCCGATCGTCATCGCGCTCATTCTCGGTGGCACGTCCTGGGCCTGGGGTGCGCGCGTGACCCGTGCCGAAACGCTCTCCGTCAAGCAGAAAGACTATGTCAAATCGGCTGAGATGATGGGTGAGCCGCAATGGCGCATCATGACATTCGAGATCTTCCCCAACGTGATTTCCATCGTCGGCATCAATTTCATCGGTAGCGTCATCTTCGCCATCATCACCGAGGCGACGCTGGAATTCCTCGGCCTCGGCGATCCGCGCGTCGTCTCCTGGGGCACCATGCTCTACAACGCGCAGAAGGCCTCCGCGCTTTCGGTCGGCGCCTGGTGGGATATTCTCACACCCTGCTTCGCGCTCGCCTTCCTCGGCATCGGCATGTCGCTGCTCAATTTCGCCGTCGATGAGATCGCCAATCCGCGCCTGCGTACCGGCAATCATCTGAAGCGCTGGTCTTTTCTCATCCGCTCCGGGGAGGGCCGCCTGTGA
- a CDS encoding ABC transporter permease: MAFLLRRLAFYLAAFIAAATINFFLPRLMPGDPVRIMFSSAGTELPPESLQALKLTFGFVDGPLWQQYLTYLGSIFTGDLGRSIKYFPLPVTSVLGHALVWTVGLMGTATIISFALGTFLGIVAAWRRGSKFDVIVSIGAIFATSVPAVVTSLIVLFFFGFTLGWFPNGYAADPSLDPAFSFQYVGSVAYHGVLPMITLCTVLVGGFTVTMRNNMINLLGEDYIIMARAKGLSDRHVMLWYAARNALLPTVSSLAIAIGTILGGSLVTEVVYNYPGLGNILYQAILARDYPVIQGQLLIMTATMLIANFIVDVSYVLLDPRLKGA, encoded by the coding sequence ATGGCCTTTCTACTTCGCCGCCTCGCTTTTTACCTGGCGGCCTTCATCGCGGCAGCGACGATCAACTTCTTCCTGCCCCGGCTGATGCCGGGCGATCCCGTGCGCATCATGTTTTCGAGCGCGGGCACCGAACTGCCGCCGGAAAGCCTGCAAGCGCTGAAGCTGACTTTCGGCTTCGTCGACGGGCCGCTCTGGCAGCAATATCTGACGTACCTCGGCAGCATCTTCACCGGCGATCTCGGCCGTTCGATCAAATATTTCCCGCTGCCGGTCACGTCGGTTCTCGGCCATGCGCTGGTGTGGACTGTCGGCCTGATGGGCACGGCGACGATCATCAGCTTTGCGCTCGGCACCTTCCTCGGCATTGTCGCCGCCTGGCGGCGCGGCAGCAAATTCGACGTCATCGTCTCGATCGGCGCGATCTTCGCGACATCGGTGCCCGCCGTCGTCACCTCGCTGATCGTGCTGTTCTTCTTCGGCTTCACGCTTGGCTGGTTCCCGAACGGCTATGCTGCCGATCCCTCGCTCGATCCAGCCTTCAGCTTCCAATATGTGGGCAGTGTCGCCTATCACGGCGTCCTGCCGATGATCACGCTCTGCACTGTGCTGGTCGGCGGTTTTACCGTCACCATGCGCAATAACATGATCAACCTGCTCGGCGAGGACTATATCATCATGGCCCGCGCCAAGGGCCTCTCCGACCGGCATGTGATGCTCTGGTATGCGGCCCGCAATGCGCTGCTGCCGACCGTCTCGAGCCTGGCGATTGCCATCGGCACCATTCTCGGTGGCTCGCTGGTGACCGAGGTCGTCTACAACTATCCGGGCCTCGGCAACATCCTCTACCAGGCGATCCTTGCGCGCGATTATCCCGTCATCCAGGGCCAGCTTCTCATCATGACCGCGACCATGCTGATCGCCAATTTCATCGTCGATGTCAGCTATGTGCTGCTCGATCCGCGACTGAAGGGAGCGTGA
- a CDS encoding ABC transporter substrate-binding protein gives MKKYLLAAAALTMLSGSAVAQTVLTANIEPATTWVRNFNPFNQTSSRQSTLDFIYEPLVIFNRFDSNKPVYRLAESFKLSDDLKSIDFKLRPNLKWSDGQPLTSADVKFTYDYLKKFPALDFVSIWTFITDVQAVDGQTVRFTLANPSSLAAEQLSQLPIVPEHVWKDVADPVTYANENPVGSGPLTEVPRFTGQTYDQCRNPNYWDAEHLKVDCMRFPQLADNNQILTATADGTLDWGVSFIPDIDNVYVSKDPAHYHYWYSPSSMVAFLFNLETSNEANKKAFNDVKFRRAVSMALDRKTMIDVAGYGYPTLNEDPGLMGELYKSWADPSVMAEFGKFAAYDADAAKALLDEAGYVDKDGDGLRDNPDGSKISFSIIVPNSWTDWIDTVNIAIEGMQAVGLDAKIETPEEAVWTSDLIDGKFDAAINSLPASASPYYPYKRAFSASDKGKTRFTAQRWFNPEVEDLVTQFTHTADLDRQKEAMNKAQRIVAENMPVIPVFNNPNWYQYNTKRFTGWSTKENPFVNPSISRTNPARLLNLLALEPVK, from the coding sequence ATGAAGAAATATCTTTTAGCGGCTGCGGCCCTGACGATGCTATCGGGCTCGGCCGTCGCGCAGACCGTCCTCACGGCCAATATCGAGCCGGCAACCACCTGGGTGCGCAACTTCAACCCGTTCAACCAGACTTCGTCGCGTCAGTCGACCCTTGACTTCATCTATGAGCCACTGGTCATCTTCAACCGCTTCGACAGCAACAAGCCGGTCTATCGCCTGGCCGAAAGTTTCAAGCTCTCCGACGACCTGAAGAGCATCGATTTCAAGCTGCGTCCAAACCTGAAGTGGTCGGACGGCCAGCCGCTAACCTCGGCCGACGTCAAGTTTACCTATGACTATCTGAAGAAGTTCCCGGCCCTCGATTTCGTCAGCATCTGGACCTTCATCACCGATGTGCAGGCGGTCGATGGCCAGACAGTCCGCTTCACGCTCGCCAATCCAAGCTCGCTTGCAGCCGAACAACTGTCGCAGCTGCCGATCGTGCCCGAGCATGTCTGGAAGGATGTTGCCGATCCGGTCACCTACGCCAACGAAAATCCCGTCGGCAGCGGTCCGCTGACCGAAGTGCCGCGCTTCACCGGCCAGACCTATGACCAGTGCCGCAACCCGAACTACTGGGATGCCGAGCATCTGAAGGTCGATTGCATGCGCTTCCCGCAGCTTGCCGACAACAACCAGATCCTGACGGCGACCGCCGACGGCACGCTTGACTGGGGCGTCTCCTTCATTCCCGATATCGACAATGTCTATGTCTCGAAGGATCCGGCGCATTATCACTACTGGTATTCGCCGAGCAGCATGGTCGCCTTCCTGTTCAATCTCGAAACGTCCAACGAGGCCAACAAGAAGGCCTTCAACGACGTGAAGTTCCGCCGTGCGGTCTCCATGGCGCTTGACCGCAAGACGATGATCGATGTGGCTGGCTACGGCTATCCGACATTGAACGAAGACCCGGGCCTGATGGGCGAGCTCTACAAGAGCTGGGCGGACCCGTCCGTTATGGCCGAGTTCGGCAAGTTCGCCGCCTATGACGCCGATGCCGCCAAAGCGCTGCTCGACGAAGCCGGCTATGTCGACAAGGACGGCGACGGCCTGCGTGACAATCCTGACGGTTCGAAGATCTCCTTCTCGATCATCGTTCCGAACTCCTGGACGGACTGGATCGACACGGTCAATATCGCGATCGAAGGCATGCAGGCAGTCGGCCTTGATGCCAAGATCGAGACCCCGGAAGAAGCCGTCTGGACCTCCGATCTCATCGACGGAAAGTTCGATGCGGCGATCAACAGCCTGCCGGCTTCGGCCTCGCCCTATTATCCCTACAAGCGCGCCTTCAGTGCTTCGGACAAGGGCAAGACCCGCTTCACCGCACAGCGCTGGTTCAACCCGGAAGTGGAAGACCTGGTCACCCAGTTCACCCACACGGCCGATCTCGACAGGCAGAAAGAAGCGATGAACAAGGCTCAGCGCATCGTTGCCGAAAACATGCCTGTCATCCCCGTGTTCAACAACCCGAACTGGTATCAGTACAACACCAAGCGCTTCACCGGCTGGTCGACCAAGGAAAACCCCTTCGTCAATCCGTCCATCTCGCGCACCAACCCGGCACGTCTTCTGAACCTGCTGGCGCTTGAGCCGGTCAAGTAA